In Rhododendron vialii isolate Sample 1 chromosome 9a, ASM3025357v1, the following are encoded in one genomic region:
- the LOC131301419 gene encoding uncharacterized protein LOC131301419 translates to MDYDFRNRANPPYDSQAPVYRPTTTSSSSTTHTMYGSSPLYPRVGQSGHSLNPAAVRASNFHHPSPSSSSSGLGIRVAIKPEYRITPPPQLSPQVGDIPRSTFQFDFELERKILAEAEKDSLNWTRLGLENLPSKTAGSTSSSGSAIDPVVSKYIASGLSREAVPLAVANYGDNPTKVREFVNGYTLLREMGFSSTNVSEALLMYDNDKDKALAYFLNSSS, encoded by the exons ATGGACTACGACTTCAGAAACAGAGCAAACCCTCCTTACGATTCACAAGCCCCTGTTTACAGGCCAAcaacaacatcatcatcatcaacaacCCATACCATGTACGGGTCATCTCCCCTCTACCCTCGCGTCGGGCAATCGGGTCACTCCCTCAACCCTGCCGCCGTCCGTGCCTCCAATTTTCATCAcccctctccttcctcctcttctt CTGGATTGGGGATTAGGGTTGCTATTAAACCCGAATATCGGATCACGCCACCT CCTCAATTGTCCCCACAAGTTGGAGATATTCCCCGAAGCACTTTCCAGTTTGACTTTGAACTAGAAAGGAAGATACTAGCAGAAGCAGAGAAGGATAGCCTCAATTGGACCAGGCTTGGGCTGGAAAACCTTCCTTCTAAAACTGCAGGATCAACATCTTCTTCG GGCTCTGCCATTGATCCTGTTGTTAGCAAATACATAGCGTCGGGTCTCAGCAGAGAGGCTGTGCCGCTTGCAGTTGCAAATTATGGAGATAATCCAACCAAG GTGAGGGAATTCGTCAATGGTTACACCCTATTGCGGGAAATGGGATTCTCATCAACTAATGTTTCAGAAGCGCTGCTAATGTATGACAACGATAAAGACAAGGCACTTGCCTACTTTCTCAACAGCTCATCCTGA